The following coding sequences lie in one Mercenaria mercenaria strain notata chromosome 5, MADL_Memer_1, whole genome shotgun sequence genomic window:
- the LOC128557032 gene encoding brain-specific homeobox/POU domain protein 3-like isoform X2, with translation MDVVKQSFGVGMHPPLNPGHISGRYSPPYRPPERMRCMTSSAGNFFGGFEDGLLARAEALAAVDISKSPQHSMKHDGLYGHTAGDLGMHQSGPSRQQMQMHGPPSFGPPDSMLDQLTTNTGMPLPGMPDHHNMAPVSSHHNHHQMYPPMYTHHQNPMNHPHPHNMPPHHQVHHSMHDTECDPRELEAFAERFKQRRIKLGVTQADVGSALANLKLPGVGCLSQSTICRFESLTLSHNNMIALKPILQTWLEEAEKAAREKKEAEQNGLISAADKKRKRTSIAAPEKRSLEAYFAVQPRPSGEKIAQIAEKLDLKKNVVRVWFCNQRQKQKRMKFSAVAGH, from the exons ATGGACGTTGTTAAACAAAGTTTCGGTGTCGGAATGCATCCCCCGTTGAACCCAGGACACATATCTGGACGCTACTCCCCGCCGTACCGACCCCCGGAACGCATGAGATGTATGACGTCATCAGCG GGCAATTTCTTTGGGGGCTTTGAGGATGGGTTACTGGCTCGAGCCGAAGCGTTGGCCGCCGTAGATATATCCAAGTCCCCTCAGCATAGCATGAAACATGATGGTCTGTACGGACACACGGCCGGAGATCTTGGCATGCATCAGTCAGGCCCATCGCGACAGCAGATGCAGATGCACGGGCCTCCTTCATTCGGTCCGCCGGACTCTATGCTTGATCAGCTGACTACAAACACTGGCATGCCGCTTCCGGGGATGCCGGACCATCACAATATGGCACCTGTTAGCTCGCACCATAACCATCATCAGATGTATCCCCCGATGTACACACACCACCAGAATCCCATGAATCACCCACACCCACACAATATGCCGCCACATCACCAAGTACACCACTCTATGCACGACACAGAGTGCGACCCACGGGAACTTGAGGCTTTTGCAGAACGATTCAAACAACGTAGGATAAAATTAGGTGTGACTCAAGCCGATGTCGGTTCCGCTTTAGCAAATCTTAAGTTACCCGGTGTTGGATGTTTGAGTCAAAGTACAATTTGTAGGTTCGAATCTCTAACATTGAGTCATAACAATATGATCGCACTTAAACCAATTTTGCAGACTTGGTTAGAAGAAGCCGAAAAGGCTGCACGTGAAAAGAAAGAAGCTGAGCAAAATGGACTAATTTCTGCGGCAGATAAAAAGAGAAAAAGGACATCTATCGCTGCACCAGAGAAGCGCTCGCTCGAAGCATATTTCGCTGTGCAACCGCGCCCGTCGGGTGAGAAAATTGCTCAAATAGCAGAAAAACTTGACTTGAAGAAAAATGTGGTGCGTGTTTGGTTTTGTAATCagagacaaaaacaaaaacgaatgAAATTTTCCGCGGTCGCTGGACATTGA